CCTTTCATAGCAATTAAGGCATCCCTTTCATGTGTTAATTTCTGTGCTAATGCAATACGATCTTTATATTTTTTTAAATCGCGAAATTTCAAAATATCTTTTGGCTCTAGTTCACTACCTAATTCTGTTGTAATGTTTTGATCTAGAAAAGAAATTAACCTTTGACGCGCTGAAATATTCATATGATGATCACATTTTGGACATACAGCTAAATTACTTTCTAATTCAGCACGATAGAGTACTTTCCTACAATTATCACATTTTGTCCATATTCCTTCAGGAATATTTGCTTTACGGGTAGTTTTAGTGATATTACTCTTATTAAAAATTTTTTCAATCCAGCTCATTAAGAATCCCTTCTAGCTAAAATTAAATTATATTTATAATATTAATTATTAAAAATACTTTTATGTAAAAATTATTGATTTTTAATTAGTATCAAAAAATGTAATTTTTACAATACTATATTTATAACTAATAAATATAATAAAAATAATATATTCGATATAATAAGACATAAATATATATAGTTTAAAATAGAAATCTTATTAAACTAGGTATGAAGAAAAATTTTAGAATCGAAATTACTTAAAAATAAATTTTAGAATTATAAAATAATAACATTATTAGATAGAATGAAATAATAAATTAATAATTAAAATTAATATCAATTTAATTTTAATTAATTTAAACAATATAACACTCATCCAGTATAGAATCTATTATAAAATATATATAGTAAGTTATTTTATTTAATTTCTGACTAAAATAGAACTAAATAAAAAATTAGAATAATATTAATATGTTTTATAAAAATCTAATAATAATTAACTTAAATGATATAAATATATTTAATTATAAAATAATTTTATTAAATGGATATAAAAAAAAAGGCAATTCAATTGTTTTAGGTAAATCAAATTTTGATGGATAATCTATAGAAATTAAATAAAGACCTGTTGCTTTTGCTGTTGCAGCTGCCTTTGTTCTATCTTTTAATTCTAAAAGATTTTTTATCCAATTAATATCCTGATCACCTGATCCTATAGAAAACAAACTACCTACAATATTTCTAACCATATGATGAACAAAAGAATCAGCTTTAATATCAATCATAATATAATTACCATAACGATTTACTCTAATATGTTTTATATGACGCCAAGGTGATTTAGATTGACATTTAATAGATCGAAATGAAGTAAAATCATGCTCTCCGACTAACACCTGTGCTGCAATATTCATTTTTTCAGCATCTAATAGTTTAGGATAATGAGTGATACCTGAAGCTAAAATTGCTGATCTATATTTACGATTAAAAATAACATAAATATATCTCCTAGCAGTAGCGCTGAATCGTGCATGAAAATCAGAATTAACTAATTTATACCAATGTACTACAATATCAGATGGTAAATTACTGTTAACACCATGAATCCAAGCAGAATCTTGACGTATAACAGATGTTTCAAAATGTATTACTTGTCCTATAGCATGAACACCCGCATCAGTACGACCTGAACAGTAAACTTGAATAAATTCATTTGCAACTTTACTAAGTGCAAGTTCTACACAAAACTGGATACTTTTAACAGTTTGTTGACTTTGCCATCCATAATAATTACTACCATTATATTCAATACCTAATGCAATTTTAATCATTTACAAATAACTATACCATATTTAATGTAAATAAACATTATTTTTACAAAAATACTAATTAACTATATATTATATTTTTATATTTAATATAAATATATTAAATATACATCTAAGTTATATATTTTACGTGATAAATTATTTAATTATTAAAAACCTTTTAATTAAAATTTAATTTTTAAATAAAAAACGACCTACTTAGTTAACTAAAAAATTAATTAATTACTATACACAAAATTTGTATTTTTATTTCACTAAACAAAACAAAATACTCAATATTTTATTAAATTAAATTCGTATTAAATCCTAATACTTTTAATATATAAGATATATTTGGATCATAACAATTAACTTTAACAGAAGACCATTCTCTACGCTTTGGATACAATTGACGTAAATTATCAAATTCTTTGTCAACATGAATAATATTCCTTAAAAGGACATCATCATAACTAACATTATACATAAAATGTACTAAATTTTTTAAATTAGTTTGTGTTAATGTTCCTGAAAAATTGATTTCATTACATGTCTGAATAGGTAACATATCATTTAATTTAACCTGTTGTATTTGTCCTAAAAATTTACTGTATGACACAAAAACTTGTATGCTAGCACGTATTTGACCTTCTAAAGAATAACCAGCAATATGTGCCGTACCAATTTTTACTTTAGCTAATAAAGGTAAAGAAATATTTGGCTCATTTTCCCAAACATCCAATACGGTATATAATTTTTTACCTTTTTCCAATGCCTTTAATAAAGCATGATTATCAAATATCGAACCACGACTAGTATTTATTAATATGCATCTATC
This genomic interval from Candidatus Arsenophonus lipoptenae contains the following:
- the truA gene encoding tRNA pseudouridine(38-40) synthase TruA, yielding MIKIALGIEYNGSNYYGWQSQQTVKSIQFCVELALSKVANEFIQVYCSGRTDAGVHAIGQVIHFETSVIRQDSAWIHGVNSNLPSDIVVHWYKLVNSDFHARFSATARRYIYVIFNRKYRSAILASGITHYPKLLDAEKMNIAAQVLVGEHDFTSFRSIKCQSKSPWRHIKHIRVNRYGNYIMIDIKADSFVHHMVRNIVGSLFSIGSGDQDINWIKNLLELKDRTKAAATAKATGLYLISIDYPSKFDLPKTIELPFFLYPFNKIIL